A window of the Gemmatirosa kalamazoonensis genome harbors these coding sequences:
- a CDS encoding acyltransferase family protein — protein sequence MSGHQPALDGVRGIAVLLVVIFHTTHLSYETAVGRVVWWLAGAGWTGVDLFFVLSGFLITGILFDAKGKANYFRNFYIRRVLRIFPLYYAVLAVSFLVLPSLAGALALDSRVTTQGFVWYVLYLSNYYQLSIPWTHPVLGVVWSLAIEEQFYMAWPLLIASVSAKRVARLCAIVAGLAVAVRTGLTIAGLNGEATYVVTFCRMDALAVGGLLAVTLRTSRAAARQWLRPALAAAVPVIAAMVLLPMGSTYNVLKDTIGYTATAILFAGLVYAAVTGSAENVVRRACSSSVLRLFGRYSYAIYLVHSPLDAILRRKLFPTPLRQIAGSDLPTQAAYYAVAIGLSLGLALVSWNLFEKHFLRLKDHFPYGKASAAGPAAAPIAATLQSPEPA from the coding sequence ATGAGCGGGCACCAGCCCGCGCTCGACGGCGTCCGCGGCATCGCCGTGCTCCTCGTCGTGATCTTCCACACCACCCACCTGAGCTACGAGACAGCGGTGGGGAGGGTCGTGTGGTGGCTGGCGGGCGCCGGCTGGACGGGGGTCGATCTGTTCTTCGTGTTGTCGGGGTTCCTGATCACGGGCATCCTGTTCGACGCGAAGGGGAAGGCGAACTACTTCCGCAATTTCTACATACGGCGGGTGCTCCGAATCTTCCCGCTGTATTACGCCGTCCTCGCGGTGTCCTTCCTCGTGCTCCCGTCGCTGGCTGGCGCGCTCGCGCTCGACTCGCGTGTCACGACACAGGGGTTCGTGTGGTACGTGCTGTACCTGTCGAACTACTACCAGCTCTCGATCCCGTGGACACACCCGGTGCTCGGCGTCGTGTGGTCGCTCGCGATCGAGGAGCAGTTCTACATGGCGTGGCCGCTGCTGATCGCCTCAGTGTCCGCGAAGAGAGTCGCGCGCCTGTGCGCGATTGTCGCGGGACTCGCGGTCGCGGTCCGCACCGGTCTGACGATCGCGGGGCTGAACGGCGAAGCCACGTACGTGGTGACGTTCTGTCGCATGGATGCCCTCGCCGTCGGCGGGCTACTTGCCGTCACGCTTCGTACGAGCCGGGCGGCCGCTAGGCAGTGGCTACGACCCGCGCTTGCCGCCGCGGTGCCCGTGATCGCCGCGATGGTGCTGCTTCCGATGGGCTCGACGTACAACGTGCTGAAGGACACCATCGGCTATACAGCGACCGCGATTCTGTTCGCTGGACTGGTCTACGCTGCGGTCACGGGGAGCGCGGAGAACGTGGTGCGCCGTGCGTGCTCGTCGTCCGTCCTGCGCCTGTTCGGACGGTACAGCTACGCGATCTACCTGGTGCACTCGCCGCTCGACGCGATCCTTCGCCGGAAGCTGTTCCCGACGCCACTGCGCCAGATCGCGGGGTCGGATCTGCCGACGCAGGCGGCGTACTACGCGGTGGCGATCGGCCTCTCGTTAGGCCTCGCGCTCGTGAGCTGGAACCTGTTCGAGAAGCACTTCCTACGTCTCAAGGACCACTTCCCGTACGGGAAGGCGAGCGCAGCTGGCCCCGCCGCCGCCCCGATCGCCGCGACGCTCCAGTCGCCGGAGCCGGCCTGA
- a CDS encoding glycosyltransferase family 4 protein — protein MSVPLEGWNHWEALSRRTDAHLVTQIRNREQILRKGVPERRLTTIDTRPVERMMDRAAALLRPGGQGGLTTLTAFSAVPYYAFERALWREFGPRIQAGEFDLVHRLTPLSPTTPSVLAAKCARAGVPFVLGPLNGGLPWPPGFDHARLKEREWLTYVRDAYKLLPGYRGTRRHAAAIICGSMATRAQIAPAYQDKTVYIPENAIDPARFDVTVSGEVELPLRVAFVGRFTIYKGCDMLIEAAAPLVRAGKLTLDLIGDGPQAPELRALAAREGVPESSFAGWVKHTELKQRLSQSHVFAFPSIREFGGAVVLEAMALGLVPIVVNYGGPGELVSERTGYALPIGRRAEIVARLRATLDELVADPERIRPMGRRARERVFHHFTWDAKATQTVEVYRWVLGQREKPDFGMPLPDPD, from the coding sequence GTGTCCGTGCCGCTCGAGGGGTGGAATCACTGGGAGGCGCTGTCACGTCGGACCGACGCCCACCTCGTGACGCAGATCCGGAATCGGGAGCAGATCCTCCGGAAGGGCGTCCCGGAGCGCCGACTGACGACGATCGACACCCGGCCGGTGGAACGGATGATGGACCGGGCAGCCGCGCTCCTGCGTCCCGGCGGACAAGGCGGACTCACCACGCTCACCGCGTTCAGCGCGGTCCCGTACTACGCGTTCGAGCGCGCGCTGTGGCGGGAGTTCGGGCCGCGCATCCAGGCCGGTGAGTTCGATCTCGTCCACCGACTCACACCGCTCTCCCCGACGACGCCGAGCGTCCTCGCGGCGAAGTGCGCGCGGGCCGGCGTGCCGTTCGTGCTCGGCCCGCTCAACGGCGGCCTGCCATGGCCGCCCGGCTTCGACCACGCACGGCTCAAGGAGCGCGAGTGGCTCACGTACGTGCGCGACGCGTACAAGCTGCTGCCAGGCTACCGCGGCACGCGCCGGCACGCGGCGGCGATCATCTGCGGGTCCATGGCCACGCGCGCCCAGATCGCGCCGGCGTACCAGGACAAGACGGTCTACATCCCCGAGAACGCGATCGACCCGGCGCGCTTCGACGTCACGGTGAGCGGCGAGGTGGAGCTTCCGCTGCGCGTCGCGTTCGTCGGTCGGTTCACGATCTACAAGGGCTGCGACATGCTGATCGAGGCGGCGGCCCCGCTGGTGCGAGCCGGCAAGCTCACGCTCGACCTGATCGGCGACGGCCCGCAGGCACCGGAACTGCGCGCGCTCGCCGCTCGCGAGGGGGTGCCGGAGAGCAGCTTCGCGGGCTGGGTGAAGCACACGGAGCTGAAGCAGCGCCTCTCGCAGTCGCATGTGTTCGCGTTCCCGAGCATCCGCGAGTTCGGCGGCGCGGTGGTGCTCGAGGCGATGGCGCTCGGCCTCGTGCCGATCGTGGTGAACTACGGCGGCCCCGGAGAGCTCGTGAGCGAACGCACCGGCTACGCGCTTCCGATCGGTCGACGCGCGGAGATCGTCGCGCGGCTGCGGGCCACGCTCGACGAGCTGGTCGCCGACCCCGAACGCATCCGGCCGATGGGAAGGCGCGCGCGCGAGCGCGTCTTCCATCACTTCACGTGGGACGCGAAGGCGACGCAGACGGTCGAGGTCTACCGCTGGGTGCTCGGCCAGCGCGAGAAGCCCGACTTCGGCATGCCGCTACCCGACCCCGACTGA
- a CDS encoding glycosyltransferase gives MLGILIPEFPTQTHIFFWREISEFRRLGVPVRVLSTRRPATDACRHAFASDATAETHYVFPPRWARAAATLAARPLRTLAGVRYILGLRETPLRKRMKYLGLIPCAADLLAVVTADEIRHIHAHSCADAAHVVALCRLLGGPTYSLTLHGDLPVYGTDHASKMAEASCVTCAGPHLKTQIVERVGLPADRVMPTWMGLDTDHFHDAARRAFDAGRLHMVTVARLDACKGHRHALAAMARAVERGVDVRYTLVGEGPERAEIEALVRRLDLEGRVELLGTCGESRVLEVLHDADVFVLPSVGFGEAAPVSLMEAMACGLPVVSSIIGSTPVMVDDGAEGVLTAQGDERAIEEAVCRLARDTDLRRRMGAAARARAVRQFGVRDATIRVARFIERHAAVRLLPPERVDPVPDRAAALQPSLAS, from the coding sequence ATGCTCGGCATCCTGATCCCCGAGTTCCCGACGCAGACGCACATCTTCTTCTGGCGGGAGATCTCGGAGTTCCGTCGACTGGGTGTGCCCGTTCGCGTGCTGTCGACGCGGCGGCCCGCAACGGACGCGTGTCGCCACGCCTTCGCGTCGGACGCGACGGCGGAGACGCATTACGTCTTTCCCCCGCGGTGGGCACGCGCTGCGGCGACACTTGCCGCGCGCCCGCTGCGCACGCTCGCCGGCGTGCGGTACATCCTCGGATTGCGCGAGACGCCGCTGCGCAAGCGGATGAAGTACCTCGGGCTGATCCCCTGCGCCGCGGACCTCCTCGCGGTCGTGACGGCAGACGAGATCCGGCACATCCACGCGCACTCCTGCGCCGATGCTGCGCACGTCGTTGCGCTCTGCCGGTTGCTCGGCGGACCGACGTACAGCCTCACGCTGCACGGCGACCTACCGGTCTACGGCACCGACCACGCGAGCAAGATGGCGGAGGCGTCGTGCGTGACCTGCGCGGGCCCTCACCTGAAGACGCAGATCGTGGAGCGTGTCGGCCTTCCCGCCGATCGAGTCATGCCCACGTGGATGGGGCTCGACACCGATCATTTCCACGATGCCGCGCGCCGCGCGTTCGACGCCGGCCGCCTGCACATGGTGACCGTGGCGCGGCTGGACGCGTGCAAGGGCCATCGACATGCACTCGCCGCCATGGCGCGCGCCGTCGAGCGCGGAGTGGACGTGCGCTACACGCTCGTGGGCGAGGGGCCCGAACGCGCCGAGATCGAGGCGCTGGTGCGACGCCTCGATCTGGAAGGCCGCGTCGAGCTGCTCGGCACGTGCGGCGAATCACGCGTGCTCGAGGTGCTGCACGACGCCGACGTCTTCGTGCTGCCGAGCGTCGGATTCGGCGAGGCCGCGCCGGTCTCGCTCATGGAGGCGATGGCGTGCGGCCTTCCCGTGGTCTCGTCGATCATCGGCTCGACACCCGTGATGGTGGACGACGGCGCGGAAGGGGTGCTCACCGCACAGGGCGATGAACGCGCGATCGAGGAGGCGGTCTGCCGCCTTGCTCGCGACACCGACCTGCGGCGTCGTATGGGTGCGGCTGCGCGGGCGCGCGCCGTCCGGCAGTTCGGGGTTCGCGACGCCACTATCCGGGTGGCGCGGTTCATCGAGCGCCACGCTGCGGTGCGTCTGCTGCCGCCGGAGCGCGTCGATCCGGTCCCCGATCGGGCCGCGGCGTTGCAGCCGTCCCTCGCCTCCTGA
- a CDS encoding alpha/beta hydrolase → MRDRFRLTRVRRWAPWLALAPVALVGALAGAIAWRVSARVRATLHPPRAPIVAPDGLTDVRDVRFAAADGIELHGWYVPSRNGAAVILGHGWGADRGAMLPEARALAERGYGVLLFDWRGHGESGGTRTTWGVDEQRDFDAAIAFVTARPDVDSTRIGAIGFSMGGMVVAQVAERDPRVRAVAVEGAFTSLEDEMRHDEGKWKWWSGSVAVWTLRLAGVAVERERPIDGICRLSPRPLLVIDGSVDADLPVSVARHMYAQACAPKQLWIIPGATHRTYAASAGREFGARLGAFFDDGLRPRDGRGLTAARVP, encoded by the coding sequence GTGCGCGATCGCTTTCGGCTGACGCGCGTGCGCCGGTGGGCGCCGTGGCTCGCCCTCGCGCCCGTGGCACTCGTGGGCGCGCTCGCGGGCGCGATCGCGTGGCGCGTGTCGGCGCGCGTGCGCGCGACGCTGCACCCGCCGCGCGCGCCGATCGTCGCGCCGGACGGCCTAACGGACGTGCGCGATGTGCGCTTCGCGGCCGCCGACGGTATCGAGCTGCACGGGTGGTACGTGCCGTCGCGCAACGGCGCGGCCGTGATCCTCGGGCACGGGTGGGGCGCCGACCGCGGCGCCATGCTTCCCGAGGCGCGCGCGCTCGCGGAGCGCGGCTACGGCGTGCTGCTGTTCGACTGGCGAGGGCATGGCGAGAGCGGCGGCACGCGCACCACGTGGGGCGTCGACGAGCAGCGCGACTTCGACGCGGCGATCGCGTTCGTCACCGCGCGGCCGGACGTCGATTCGACGCGCATCGGCGCGATCGGCTTCTCCATGGGCGGCATGGTGGTCGCGCAGGTGGCGGAGCGCGACCCGCGCGTCCGCGCCGTCGCAGTGGAGGGCGCATTCACGTCGCTCGAAGACGAGATGCGCCACGACGAAGGCAAGTGGAAGTGGTGGAGCGGCAGCGTGGCGGTGTGGACGCTGCGCCTCGCCGGCGTCGCCGTCGAGCGCGAGCGGCCGATCGACGGGATCTGCCGCCTCAGCCCGCGGCCGCTGCTCGTCATCGACGGCTCCGTCGACGCCGACCTGCCGGTGAGCGTCGCCCGGCACATGTACGCGCAGGCCTGCGCGCCGAAGCAGTTGTGGATCATCCCGGGCGCGACGCACCGGACGTACGCCGCGTCGGCCGGGCGCGAGTTTGGCGCCCGGCTGGGGGCGTTCTTCGACGACGGCCTGCGCCCTCGCGACGGACGGGGCCTAACGGCAGCGCGGGTACCGTGA